The following are encoded together in the Candidatus Neomarinimicrobiota bacterium genome:
- a CDS encoding DUF1343 domain-containing protein: MKSYSKPILLGIVLLGLWSCASSPKGGPGVDIPGPHEEQQMEKKDIPQEKIVVHTGLDVMEKMGFEPLLEKHVGVVTNHTAVNKKGAHLVDLLHANSDITIKAIFAPEHGFRGKEQGGDDIPGGVDSNTGVPIHSLYGAQREPNPEMLKGIDVLIFDIQDVGTRFYTYISTMGYVLEAGAKYDIPVMILDRPNPIGRRINGNVLDEGFESFVGRYKIPIRYGLSMGELARMIVGEKMISGLESLELHVVECEGWPGDVYWSQTDLTWLPPSPNMRNTNETLTYPGLCLLEGVRINEGRGTEFPFEYIGAPYMDGKLLARELLATGLEGFTVEPVSYTPVDMPGVSMNPLFEGEVVNGVNIVVTDPDKFKAVDFLIHLLVITKKNYPEAFGWRSTRGPDRLWGGSGLREMVDAGKTAQEIIASYQNELIAFEAIQSKYLIY, from the coding sequence ATGAAATCATATTCCAAACCCATACTACTGGGAATTGTCCTTCTGGGACTGTGGTCCTGCGCATCTTCACCTAAAGGGGGTCCAGGAGTAGATATCCCCGGACCGCATGAAGAGCAGCAAATGGAAAAAAAAGATATCCCACAAGAGAAAATTGTAGTCCACACAGGACTGGATGTCATGGAAAAGATGGGTTTTGAACCTCTCCTCGAGAAGCATGTAGGTGTGGTTACCAATCATACAGCTGTGAATAAAAAGGGTGCCCATCTCGTTGATTTGTTACATGCCAATAGTGACATCACCATCAAGGCAATTTTCGCTCCGGAGCATGGATTTAGGGGGAAAGAGCAAGGCGGTGATGACATTCCAGGTGGTGTAGATTCAAACACGGGGGTGCCGATACACAGTCTGTACGGTGCTCAACGTGAACCGAATCCAGAAATGTTGAAGGGCATTGATGTTCTGATTTTTGATATTCAAGATGTGGGTACTCGCTTCTATACCTATATCTCAACCATGGGATATGTCCTTGAGGCTGGTGCAAAATACGATATTCCAGTAATGATACTGGATCGTCCGAACCCAATTGGGCGTCGTATAAATGGCAATGTTCTCGATGAAGGTTTTGAAAGTTTTGTGGGACGCTACAAAATTCCCATTCGTTATGGCTTGTCCATGGGAGAGCTGGCCCGCATGATTGTTGGTGAGAAGATGATATCTGGCCTGGAATCATTGGAGCTCCACGTCGTGGAATGTGAGGGGTGGCCAGGAGATGTGTACTGGTCTCAAACTGACCTCACTTGGTTGCCACCCTCACCCAATATGCGAAACACCAATGAAACCTTGACATATCCCGGTCTTTGTCTACTTGAAGGTGTCAGAATTAATGAGGGTCGCGGGACTGAGTTTCCCTTCGAATATATCGGAGCGCCCTACATGGATGGAAAACTACTGGCCCGAGAACTTTTGGCCACGGGGTTGGAGGGTTTCACAGTTGAACCTGTTTCCTACACACCAGTAGATATGCCCGGCGTCTCTATGAACCCGCTCTTTGAGGGCGAAGTTGTCAATGGGGTCAATATTGTTGTCACCGATCCAGATAAATTCAAAGCAGTGGATTTCCTGATACACCTCCTGGTTATAACCAAAAAGAATTATCCCGAAGCATTTGGATGGAGATCCACCCGTGGACCTGATCGTTTATGGGGAGGATCGGGATTGCGTGAGATGGTGGATGCTGGAAAGACCGCCCAGGAAATCATTGCTAGTTATCAAAACGAATTGATCGCATTCGAAGCCATTCAATCCAAATACCTGATTTACTGA
- a CDS encoding dTMP kinase yields the protein MKTVKPLLISFEGIDGSGKSTQCKMLYHELLDRGYGVHLYREPGGTSISEKIRDILLDRENVKMSPITEMLLYFSSRNQLISEKVLPALARGEIVLLDRFVDSTIAYQGYGRDLSLESIQKVAEVAIGDLSPDLTILVDTPLDTAEDRMDHRELDRLEAENEEFKQRTRNGYLQLVKAEPHRFLLLDGREAIDTLKRKVFDRVDQLLEATV from the coding sequence ATGAAAACTGTTAAACCACTGCTCATAAGTTTCGAAGGTATTGACGGATCTGGGAAATCAACCCAGTGCAAAATGCTGTATCATGAACTCCTGGATCGGGGTTATGGTGTCCATTTATATCGAGAACCAGGTGGGACTTCAATTTCTGAAAAAATTCGAGATATTCTTCTGGATCGGGAAAACGTTAAAATGAGTCCCATCACTGAGATGCTGCTTTATTTCTCCAGTCGAAACCAACTCATATCCGAAAAAGTCCTCCCGGCCCTGGCAAGGGGCGAAATCGTTCTGTTGGATCGATTTGTGGACAGTACCATTGCCTATCAGGGCTATGGCAGGGATTTATCACTTGAGAGCATCCAAAAGGTTGCTGAGGTGGCTATTGGAGATCTTTCTCCCGACCTGACCATTCTGGTTGATACACCCCTGGACACCGCTGAAGACAGGATGGACCATCGTGAACTTGATCGTTTGGAAGCTGAAAATGAAGAGTTTAAGCAAAGAACCCGAAATGGTTATCTGCAATTGGTAAAAGCGGAACCACACCGCTTCCTTCTTCTGGATGGACGCGAGGCCATTGACACATTGAAACGCAAGGTCTTTGATCGGGTTGACCAGTTATTAGAGGCAACAGTTTGA
- a CDS encoding YbjQ family protein, translating into MVAWYTTETVAGKQISKHIGVAMGSTIRARNIGRDIIAGLRTLVGGEVPEYTEMMAHARNQAIERMLQKANEMGADAVVGVRFSTAMIMQGTAEVMAFGTAVKF; encoded by the coding sequence ATGGTAGCATGGTATACAACAGAGACCGTTGCGGGGAAGCAAATATCCAAACATATCGGCGTGGCAATGGGCAGTACCATCAGAGCTCGCAATATTGGTAGAGATATTATTGCCGGTCTGAGAACCCTGGTGGGTGGTGAAGTTCCAGAATATACGGAAATGATGGCTCATGCACGCAACCAAGCCATTGAACGCATGCTCCAAAAGGCCAATGAAATGGGAGCTGATGCTGTGGTTGGTGTACGTTTTTCAACTGCCATGATTATGCAGGGAACTGCTGAGGTCATGGCCTTTGGAACTGCTGTAAAATTTTAA
- a CDS encoding MFS transporter, with protein MYKTLGVPNSTLALWTGLLYLPWVIKPLWSPFLDMYSTKRNWIFWMQLVLAVMFFAVSLSLHLPWWFPMTIFFLWGMAISSATHDIAADGFYILGLNEHDQAFFTGIRSTFYRLAMIAGLGLLGIITGLIIDNTGLETVKVDIHSVPSSEITEVITEADIIIPADNDGESRILIYPEVINVPLPGGSLDSTNIFFILSAPPVEDVIMSFGQKKGSQDISLVTSGILEFDATNWNVPQKQTLKVIGNLTETAEARFEAKAGNVPFGWSVSIGFLGGLFVIFALYHKYMLPRPARDIQKDPANEKDSYIEIFTSFFKKEGIVASVSFMLLYRFSEAQLTKMASPFLLDARENGGLALSLTEKSFAYGTVGLLALVIGGISGGILASRHGLKKWIWWMALAINVPNTVYIFMSYTMPSNLYLINSMIAIEQFGYGFGFTGYMLYMLYVAGQGKHETAHFALTTGFMALGMMIPGMISGYIQEFLGYQHFFIYVILCTIPSFVALYFIKIDSGFGKKVEAKV; from the coding sequence ATGTATAAAACACTGGGTGTCCCAAACTCCACTTTGGCTTTATGGACCGGCCTGCTCTATTTACCCTGGGTGATTAAACCTTTGTGGAGTCCTTTTTTGGACATGTATTCCACCAAGCGCAACTGGATATTCTGGATGCAACTGGTTCTCGCCGTCATGTTCTTTGCCGTTTCTCTCTCACTACACCTACCCTGGTGGTTCCCCATGACCATATTTTTTCTCTGGGGCATGGCAATTTCATCAGCAACCCATGATATTGCAGCAGATGGATTTTATATCCTGGGCTTGAATGAGCACGACCAGGCTTTTTTCACCGGTATTCGTTCAACTTTCTACCGTCTGGCCATGATCGCTGGATTGGGACTCCTGGGAATAATCACAGGTCTGATCATTGACAACACTGGCCTTGAAACTGTTAAAGTGGATATCCATTCAGTACCATCAAGTGAAATCACTGAGGTGATCACGGAGGCAGATATCATTATCCCTGCGGACAATGATGGTGAATCCAGAATTCTTATCTATCCTGAGGTTATCAATGTTCCACTTCCTGGTGGATCTCTCGACTCCACCAACATCTTCTTTATCCTCTCCGCGCCACCTGTGGAAGATGTGATTATGAGTTTTGGACAGAAGAAGGGAAGCCAGGACATTAGCCTGGTGACTTCTGGTATTTTGGAATTCGACGCGACAAACTGGAATGTTCCACAGAAACAAACCCTCAAAGTCATTGGAAATTTAACCGAAACAGCTGAAGCAAGATTTGAAGCAAAAGCTGGGAATGTGCCCTTTGGTTGGTCCGTATCCATAGGTTTCCTCGGTGGACTATTTGTCATCTTTGCCCTTTACCACAAATACATGTTGCCACGACCTGCCCGGGATATTCAAAAAGACCCTGCTAATGAAAAAGATTCCTATATAGAGATATTCACCTCCTTCTTCAAAAAGGAAGGTATCGTGGCCTCAGTATCCTTCATGTTGCTCTATCGCTTCTCTGAAGCTCAGCTGACCAAAATGGCTTCACCCTTCCTCCTGGATGCCAGGGAGAATGGTGGGTTGGCGCTTTCACTCACCGAAAAAAGTTTTGCCTATGGCACGGTTGGCCTGTTGGCCCTGGTCATTGGTGGAATTAGTGGTGGCATTCTGGCATCTCGTCATGGTCTGAAAAAATGGATCTGGTGGATGGCGTTGGCAATTAATGTCCCTAACACAGTCTATATCTTCATGTCCTACACTATGCCGTCCAACCTGTATCTGATTAATTCCATGATAGCCATCGAACAGTTTGGCTATGGATTCGGGTTTACTGGATACATGTTGTACATGCTGTATGTGGCAGGTCAGGGAAAGCACGAGACAGCGCACTTCGCCCTGACAACGGGCTTTATGGCTCTGGGTATGATGATTCCAGGTATGATTAGCGGATATATCCAGGAATTTTTAGGCTACCAGCATTTCTTTATTTATGTCATCCTGTGTACCATCCCCAGTTTTGTCGCGCTCTATTTTATAAAAATTGACTCTGGATTTGGAAAAAAAGTAGAGGCGAAAGTATAG
- a CDS encoding DUF971 domain-containing protein has product MKILELIQLPVGVAIRWDDGDEALIDYRKLRDACPCANCSGESDLFGHKTFGLPMLKTANTYELQSFRWVGHYAIQFTWADRHDSGIYTLKLLKALGEPDEE; this is encoded by the coding sequence ATGAAAATTCTAGAACTGATCCAACTTCCCGTCGGGGTTGCTATTCGCTGGGATGATGGGGATGAAGCACTGATAGATTATCGCAAACTCAGAGATGCCTGTCCCTGTGCAAATTGCTCAGGTGAAAGTGATCTCTTTGGACATAAGACCTTTGGCCTGCCCATGCTGAAAACAGCAAACACCTATGAGCTGCAATCATTTCGTTGGGTAGGACACTATGCCATACAATTCACATGGGCAGATCGCCATGATTCCGGTATTTATACATTAAAACTTCTAAAGGCCTTGGGTGAACCTGATGAAGAATAA
- a CDS encoding MFS transporter, protein MDKTRKGIWGWAMYDWANSAFATTVMAGFFPIFFKSYWSAGADVNVSTAQLGAANSIASLIVALMAPILGAIADKGSAKKKFLIFFAYLGALMTAGLFLVQEGNWQMAIFVYVMGIIGFSGANIFYDALLPSVTSEKNIDRVSGLGFGMGYLGGGVLFALNVAMTLFPDTFGLDGPAQAVRISFLSVAIWWGLFTLFTIFWVEEEKIENNLGVMDTVKAGFKQYLDTWKKIRHLQTVSIFLLAYWFYIDGVDTIIRMAVDYGMSIGFESNDLIIALLITQFVGFPAAIVFGRLGEKWGVRKSIYLAIFAYIIITFYGVLMTKPIEFYALAIAIGLVQGGIQALSRSYYSRLIPKGQEGEFYGFYNMLGKFAAILGPLLIGVVGLTIKGTLGPLANTPEQQMAIGQIASRWGIGSVVLLFVIGAILFKFVDEEEGKREAAYIEKHSE, encoded by the coding sequence ATGGATAAAACCAGAAAAGGTATCTGGGGTTGGGCAATGTATGACTGGGCAAATTCAGCATTTGCCACCACAGTCATGGCTGGATTTTTCCCAATATTTTTTAAAAGTTATTGGAGTGCAGGCGCAGATGTAAATGTCAGTACAGCCCAATTAGGTGCCGCTAACTCTATAGCCAGTCTCATTGTTGCCTTAATGGCTCCCATATTGGGTGCCATTGCTGACAAGGGTTCCGCCAAGAAAAAATTCCTTATCTTTTTTGCCTATCTGGGTGCCCTCATGACCGCCGGACTTTTCCTGGTACAGGAAGGGAATTGGCAAATGGCAATTTTCGTGTATGTAATGGGTATTATCGGCTTTTCTGGTGCGAACATATTTTATGATGCACTCCTGCCCAGTGTTACCTCTGAGAAAAATATTGACAGAGTTTCAGGTCTGGGTTTTGGCATGGGGTATCTCGGAGGAGGAGTATTGTTTGCCTTGAACGTAGCCATGACACTTTTTCCTGATACCTTTGGACTTGACGGACCAGCTCAGGCAGTACGAATATCATTCCTGTCCGTGGCAATCTGGTGGGGACTTTTCACCCTATTCACCATCTTTTGGGTGGAGGAAGAGAAGATTGAGAATAACCTGGGTGTGATGGACACGGTTAAGGCTGGCTTCAAACAATATCTGGACACTTGGAAAAAAATCAGACACCTCCAGACCGTATCAATATTCTTGTTAGCCTACTGGTTCTATATCGATGGTGTAGATACCATTATCAGAATGGCTGTAGACTATGGCATGTCAATTGGCTTTGAGTCAAATGACCTTATAATTGCTCTCCTAATTACTCAATTCGTGGGATTCCCAGCAGCCATAGTTTTTGGAAGACTTGGTGAAAAATGGGGTGTTAGAAAATCCATATATCTGGCAATATTCGCATACATTATTATCACCTTTTATGGTGTCCTCATGACCAAACCAATCGAATTCTATGCCCTTGCCATCGCAATTGGACTGGTTCAGGGGGGTATTCAGGCTTTGAGTCGTTCTTACTACTCCAGACTGATTCCCAAGGGACAGGAAGGCGAATTTTACGGATTCTATAACATGTTGGGAAAATTTGCAGCAATCCTTGGTCCCCTCCTCATCGGTGTGGTGGGTTTAACCATTAAGGGAACTCTCGGTCCATTAGCAAATACTCCAGAACAGCAGATGGCCATTGGTCAAATTGCGTCTCGATGGGGTATTGGATCTGTTGTATTGTTGTTTGTCATTGGAGCTATCCTCTTCAAATTTGTAGATGAGGAAGAAGGCAAACGAGAAGCTGCCTATATTGAGAAACATTCAGAATAA
- a CDS encoding aldehyde dehydrogenase family protein, which produces MDFLKELGIEEFNAGACVGAGEWLATGGDDVLKSRNPATGEVIANVYQCTEEAYEQVVAQADEAFKEWRQVPAPVRGELVRLMGVALREKKDALGSLVSLEMGKIKQEGDGEVQEMIDIADFAVGQSRMLYGSTMHSERFQHRMYDQYHPLGVVGVISAFNFPVAVWAWNSFLAAIAGDTTIWKPSSTAPLCGIAVQNICNKVLTDNGYKGIFNLVIGRGSVIGERLINDKRIPLVSFTGSTPMGRHVGEVVAKRFGSTILELGGNNAIIIDDTANQDMAIMATVFGAVGTAGQRCTSTRRIIIQEEIMEPFVDKLVKAYKQVRIGDPLVEGTLMGPLVNAAAVEDYEHAIGEIKKAGGRILAGGNALKDRAGYFVEPTIVLGENHWEIIQTETFAPILYIIPFKTIDEAIELHNAVPQGLSSAMFTMNMQHAERFLSHTGSDCGIANINIGTSGAEIGGAFGGEKETGGGRESGSDAWKAYMRRQTNTINWSKDLPLAQGISFDL; this is translated from the coding sequence ATGGATTTCTTAAAAGAATTAGGAATTGAAGAATTTAACGCTGGTGCCTGTGTAGGAGCCGGTGAATGGTTGGCGACTGGCGGGGACGATGTCCTCAAATCTCGCAACCCAGCCACTGGTGAAGTTATTGCCAATGTGTATCAGTGCACGGAAGAAGCCTATGAGCAGGTTGTTGCTCAAGCCGATGAAGCCTTTAAGGAATGGCGCCAGGTTCCAGCCCCAGTTCGTGGAGAATTGGTCCGCTTGATGGGTGTGGCTCTGAGAGAGAAAAAAGATGCACTGGGTAGCCTGGTTTCCCTCGAGATGGGAAAGATAAAGCAGGAGGGTGACGGTGAAGTTCAGGAAATGATCGACATTGCCGATTTTGCAGTTGGACAGTCCCGCATGCTATATGGCAGCACCATGCACTCCGAGCGTTTTCAGCACAGAATGTATGATCAGTATCATCCGCTGGGCGTGGTTGGAGTCATTTCAGCTTTTAATTTTCCAGTCGCTGTTTGGGCCTGGAACTCATTCCTGGCAGCCATTGCTGGTGATACCACTATCTGGAAACCATCATCAACTGCCCCGCTATGTGGTATCGCAGTGCAGAATATCTGTAACAAGGTTTTGACTGACAATGGTTACAAAGGAATCTTTAATCTGGTGATTGGTCGCGGTTCTGTTATTGGTGAGCGTCTCATCAATGATAAACGTATTCCGCTTGTATCCTTCACAGGATCCACTCCCATGGGTCGTCATGTGGGTGAAGTGGTTGCAAAACGTTTTGGCAGTACCATTCTTGAATTAGGTGGTAATAATGCCATCATCATTGATGATACAGCCAATCAGGATATGGCTATCATGGCTACTGTTTTTGGTGCTGTGGGAACTGCTGGACAGCGCTGTACTTCCACACGCCGAATCATCATCCAGGAAGAGATCATGGAACCCTTTGTTGACAAGCTGGTGAAGGCCTACAAACAAGTCCGTATAGGCGATCCACTGGTTGAAGGAACCCTTATGGGACCTCTGGTGAATGCAGCTGCTGTAGAAGACTATGAGCATGCTATTGGTGAAATCAAGAAGGCTGGTGGAAGAATTCTTGCCGGTGGCAACGCATTGAAAGACAGAGCAGGATATTTTGTTGAGCCTACCATAGTATTGGGAGAAAACCATTGGGAAATTATCCAGACGGAGACTTTTGCACCCATCCTGTATATCATTCCATTCAAAACCATTGATGAAGCTATTGAGTTGCACAATGCCGTCCCACAGGGACTTTCTTCAGCTATGTTCACCATGAATATGCAACATGCAGAACGATTCCTATCCCACACTGGTTCTGATTGTGGAATTGCCAATATCAATATTGGTACCTCAGGTGCAGAAATTGGTGGAGCCTTTGGTGGTGAAAAGGAAACTGGCGGTGGCCGTGAATCAGGTTCAGACGCCTGGAAAGCCTATATGCGTCGTCAGACCAATACCATTAATTGGAGTAAGGACCTACCGCTGGCTCAGGGTATTTCCTTCGATCTATAG
- a CDS encoding RNA methyltransferase yields the protein MVGTITAKRLDTIKRVVSNRQFDLTVILENIHDPHNVAAIFRSADAVGIDEVQLLYTKESFPALHPKVTAGGGKWVKQNKYRDPQKLATDLKQRGFKIYTTHLSVDAVSIHDIDWTQPSAVILGNENRGVSSEMTKLADANIVIPMFGMVESLNVSVATAVVLFEACRQRIASGKYPNPESKPELLEQMTDEWVKININKRIRRK from the coding sequence ATTGTAGGGACTATCACTGCAAAACGCCTGGATACCATCAAACGAGTGGTCAGTAACCGTCAGTTTGACTTAACCGTCATTCTCGAAAACATTCATGATCCCCACAATGTAGCCGCTATTTTCAGATCTGCCGATGCTGTGGGGATTGATGAAGTTCAACTGCTCTATACAAAAGAGAGTTTCCCAGCACTCCACCCCAAGGTGACAGCAGGAGGGGGGAAATGGGTCAAACAAAATAAATATCGGGATCCACAGAAATTGGCCACAGATTTAAAGCAAAGGGGTTTCAAAATTTATACAACCCATCTTAGCGTAGATGCAGTTTCCATCCATGATATTGACTGGACTCAACCCTCGGCTGTGATTCTGGGCAATGAAAATCGCGGGGTATCTTCGGAAATGACCAAACTCGCCGATGCCAACATAGTCATCCCCATGTTTGGCATGGTTGAAAGTTTAAATGTATCAGTGGCAACGGCAGTGGTTCTCTTTGAAGCATGTCGACAACGAATTGCCAGTGGAAAATATCCCAATCCTGAGTCCAAGCCTGAACTCCTGGAGCAGATGACAGATGAATGGGTTAAAATAAATATTAACAAGCGAATACGACGGAAGTAG
- the rsmI gene encoding 16S rRNA (cytidine(1402)-2'-O)-methyltransferase, whose translation MPAGKIYIVSTPIGNLGDFTFRAVDVLKSVQLIAAEDTRVSGVLLKHYEIKTPMLPYHDHNKEQATPGLLRKVEGGDDIALITDAGTPLVSDPGFFLVRAAIAQNIEVIPIPGASAMLAALVAAGLPSDRFTFEGFLPRKKGRQTRFKMLAEDPRTIILYESPHRVGKTLKDIGEHMGDRQVVIGREITKKFEEFIRGSVSEIREQLDTRSIKGEVVIMIGGNKA comes from the coding sequence ATGCCTGCTGGAAAAATATATATTGTCTCTACACCCATCGGTAATCTCGGTGATTTTACTTTTAGAGCCGTTGATGTCTTAAAGTCGGTTCAGCTTATTGCTGCGGAAGACACACGGGTTTCAGGGGTCTTACTGAAGCACTATGAGATAAAGACCCCCATGTTGCCCTATCATGACCACAATAAAGAACAGGCAACCCCTGGTCTTTTGAGGAAAGTGGAAGGGGGCGATGATATCGCTCTCATCACTGATGCTGGGACACCCCTGGTCAGTGATCCTGGATTCTTTCTGGTGCGAGCTGCCATTGCTCAAAATATTGAGGTGATCCCCATTCCAGGTGCTTCGGCTATGCTGGCTGCTCTTGTAGCCGCCGGGCTTCCCTCAGATCGATTTACCTTTGAAGGGTTTCTGCCCAGGAAAAAGGGGCGTCAAACCCGGTTTAAAATGCTGGCTGAAGATCCCAGAACCATCATCCTGTATGAATCACCTCACCGTGTTGGCAAGACACTCAAGGATATTGGAGAGCATATGGGCGACAGGCAGGTTGTTATCGGCAGGGAAATAACAAAAAAATTTGAAGAATTCATTCGTGGTTCAGTCTCAGAGATCAGGGAACAGTTGGACACGCGTAGCATTAAAGGTGAAGTAGTAATTATGATTGGAGGGAACAAGGCGTGA
- a CDS encoding saccharopine dehydrogenase NADP-binding domain-containing protein, which produces MSKHVLILGAGLVSQPIIDYLFKKTDFFLTVADIIEENAAQAIDNHPRGKSAGLDVNNEDTLGQLVAESDLVVSLLPYALHGIVAKHCLKADKHMVNASYVSEEMKSFDAQVREKNLLFLCEMGLDPGIDHMSAMQIIHSVQKRGGKIDEFVSVCGGLPAPEANTNPFGYKFSWSPKGVLLAGNNPAQYIDHGTLKKISAKDLFNSTAPMEIDGQNFEAYPNRDSTAYEEIYGLEGIDLLMRGTLRYAGWHKLVLALKALNLLTETSVPAETSSYAGMLAMVSGLDESKLRSAVASKLEMTEDDKTIKALDWLGLFDTKHVDFPATTSIDILADLMNQKMAYESGERDMIALQHRFKVTFPDHREEIISTLFDYGIPNGNSSMARTVSLPLAIAARLILEGKINLTGVQIPVDPIIYEPVLLELKSLGIEFSEEIVRS; this is translated from the coding sequence ATGAGCAAACACGTACTTATTCTGGGGGCTGGGCTTGTATCTCAGCCAATTATTGATTACTTATTTAAGAAAACAGATTTCTTTCTTACTGTAGCCGATATCATTGAAGAAAATGCTGCTCAAGCCATTGATAATCACCCTAGAGGAAAATCAGCTGGGCTGGATGTCAATAATGAGGATACTCTGGGCCAGTTAGTAGCAGAATCGGACCTGGTTGTATCACTTTTGCCATACGCACTTCATGGCATTGTAGCCAAGCATTGTCTTAAAGCTGACAAACATATGGTCAACGCATCGTATGTTTCGGAGGAAATGAAATCCTTTGATGCACAAGTTCGCGAAAAAAACCTGCTGTTCCTGTGTGAAATGGGACTGGATCCTGGTATTGACCACATGTCAGCCATGCAGATTATCCATTCCGTGCAGAAGCGGGGAGGGAAGATTGATGAATTCGTTTCTGTTTGTGGCGGTCTGCCTGCACCTGAAGCCAATACTAATCCCTTTGGATACAAATTTTCATGGAGCCCCAAAGGTGTCCTCCTGGCAGGCAATAATCCTGCCCAGTACATCGACCATGGAACTTTGAAGAAAATCAGTGCCAAGGACTTGTTCAATTCAACAGCTCCCATGGAAATTGATGGACAAAATTTTGAAGCATACCCAAATCGAGACTCCACTGCCTATGAGGAGATTTATGGGCTGGAGGGAATTGATCTGCTTATGCGCGGGACCTTACGCTATGCAGGCTGGCATAAACTGGTCCTGGCCTTGAAGGCATTAAACCTGTTGACAGAGACATCCGTCCCAGCAGAGACAAGTAGTTATGCTGGAATGCTGGCGATGGTAAGTGGTTTAGATGAATCTAAACTCCGGTCAGCGGTTGCTTCTAAACTTGAGATGACAGAGGATGATAAGACAATCAAAGCACTAGATTGGTTGGGGCTTTTCGATACGAAGCATGTTGATTTTCCAGCAACCACATCAATTGATATACTCGCTGATCTCATGAATCAAAAAATGGCCTATGAATCTGGTGAAAGAGACATGATAGCCCTCCAGCACAGATTTAAAGTAACTTTTCCTGATCATCGTGAGGAAATAATATCAACCCTGTTTGATTATGGGATTCCCAATGGGAATAGCTCCATGGCCCGTACCGTATCATTGCCTCTAGCCATTGCAGCCAGGCTCATTCTTGAAGGAAAGATTAACCTGACAGGCGTGCAAATTCCAGTTGATCCCATCATTTACGAACCCGTTCTTTTGGAATTAAAATCTCTGGGTATTGAATTCTCAGAGGAGATTGTCAGAAGCTAG